Proteins from one Gottschalkia purinilytica genomic window:
- a CDS encoding DUF2750 domain-containing protein, translating into MNIKEFESVLKLPRAKRYSYFIKKVVDYEEVWGLYDDGWAVSEDDDGNMLLPLWPRKEFAEFCAKHEWENYKPKKIDLYEFMNDWLPAMKEDSLKPSIFFNNIDSIKLEIDTLLNDLNLELEDY; encoded by the coding sequence TTGAATATTAAAGAATTTGAATCTGTTTTAAAATTACCAAGGGCAAAAAGATATAGTTACTTTATAAAAAAAGTAGTAGACTATGAAGAAGTATGGGGACTATATGATGATGGATGGGCAGTTTCAGAAGATGATGATGGAAATATGTTACTACCACTTTGGCCGAGAAAGGAATTTGCTGAGTTTTGTGCTAAACATGAATGGGAAAATTATAAGCCTAAAAAGATTGACCTATATGAATTTATGAATGATTGGCTTCCTGCAATGAAAGAAGATAGTTTAAAACCATCTATATTTTTTAACAATATTGACTCTATTAAATTAGAGATAGATACGTTACTAAATGATTTAAATTTAGAACTTGAAGATTATTAA
- a CDS encoding immunity 26/phosphotriesterase HocA family protein, which translates to MEKRLDKTKWILLINIKKGLFNMILIKMEPSRKKPKKGDVFVIQPVKDIYFFGVVIKTNIVNPEDGFINGWNLIFIYNCPSKSIEIPNDLMKNELLNPPDIVNNQGWLKGYFKTIGNISINEDDIIKDYGFQFLEKELYFTEEGKRLKRRPKICGSYGLGSYGSVSTETKKALENHPEILEGIGYEGDIILDRDIDLLEKDEIFTGENLIKVKKVLDTYSNNLKKLGDNPSQKDIMKCVEKVVKDFNKLDEEEDYFIETMEREELCDSIHKLAKLTGLEIDEDITEEWREW; encoded by the coding sequence GTGGAGAAAAGACTGGACAAAACTAAATGGATATTATTAATTAATATTAAGAAAGGATTATTTAATATGATTTTAATTAAAATGGAACCATCAAGAAAAAAGCCAAAGAAAGGAGATGTATTTGTAATACAGCCTGTAAAGGACATATATTTTTTTGGAGTTGTTATTAAGACAAATATAGTAAATCCTGAAGATGGATTTATTAATGGTTGGAATCTAATATTCATATATAACTGTCCTTCTAAGAGTATAGAAATTCCAAATGATCTAATGAAAAATGAACTATTAAATCCTCCAGATATAGTAAATAATCAAGGATGGTTAAAAGGCTATTTCAAAACTATAGGAAACATATCAATTAATGAAGATGATATCATAAAGGATTATGGGTTTCAATTTTTAGAAAAAGAGCTATATTTCACAGAAGAAGGAAAGAGATTAAAGCGCAGACCTAAAATATGTGGAAGTTATGGACTAGGAAGTTATGGATCAGTATCAACAGAAACTAAAAAGGCTCTAGAAAATCATCCTGAAATATTAGAGGGAATAGGATACGAAGGAGATATAATATTAGATCGTGATATAGACTTATTAGAAAAAGACGAGATTTTTACAGGAGAAAATCTTATTAAAGTAAAAAAAGTACTAGATACTTATTCTAATAATCTGAAAAAGCTAGGAGACAATCCATCACAGAAAGATATAATGAAATGTGTAGAAAAAGTAGTAAAGGATTTTAACAAACTTGATGAGGAAGAAGACTACTTTATAGAAACAATGGAGAGAGAAGAATTATGTGACTCTATTCATAAATTAGCTAAACTTACAGGTTTAGAAATAGATGAAGATATAACAGAAGAATGGAGAGAATGGTAA
- a CDS encoding M28 family metallopeptidase has product MRNKKRISILVAIVLVITLIIGYTNIRAHNARNDTFKNIDVSLLNANNIYNTIKKLTSKKYDGRLVGTAGNELATEYIINHFKNIGLKSPDTLKDFRQNYKQNVRFTNKAPVLNIIDDDGKIVKQYDYLKDFSVATYFSSLSISGSASGKSILIEEVKDFAKDINQFEDKVVLVSKKAMEKTGFANLLSQLISNKIKIKGIIYEVDLKSEKDKYSTFVVGPNAPPIDNFVKNGPMLFMAESETFRQIAKLSKENMDIHMAAYYSIENVKASNVIGAIEGNDKKLKDEYIIIGAHFDHVGDNKNGTYNPGALDNASGTSVMMEIARVLKENRIKPKKTIIFIGYNGEEEGLYGSKHYVYNPVYPLNEKTKVINLDMVGSKRKVPLELVSYDARNVKLRNEFLKYSRKLGIESKAGVSQGSDHASFAAKNIDAVTLIHMDLKSGYHTPKDTIDNIDKNRAKEAAKVVLYYLDKYAY; this is encoded by the coding sequence TTGAGAAATAAAAAGAGAATATCTATACTAGTGGCTATTGTACTTGTAATTACCCTGATTATAGGATATACAAATATAAGAGCACATAATGCAAGAAATGATACATTTAAAAATATTGATGTAAGTTTACTAAATGCAAATAACATATACAACACTATAAAGAAACTAACTTCAAAAAAATATGATGGGAGACTTGTAGGAACTGCAGGAAACGAGCTTGCTACTGAATATATAATAAACCACTTTAAGAATATAGGACTTAAGAGTCCAGATACTCTAAAAGACTTTAGGCAGAACTATAAACAAAACGTTAGATTTACGAACAAAGCTCCGGTTCTTAATATAATAGACGATGATGGGAAAATAGTAAAACAATATGATTATTTAAAAGATTTTTCTGTTGCTACATATTTTTCATCCTTAAGTATAAGTGGATCAGCTAGTGGAAAAAGCATATTAATAGAAGAAGTAAAAGATTTTGCGAAAGACATTAATCAGTTTGAAGATAAAGTAGTATTAGTTTCAAAGAAAGCTATGGAAAAGACAGGATTTGCAAATTTATTATCTCAACTTATTTCTAATAAGATAAAAATAAAAGGAATTATATATGAAGTAGACTTGAAAAGTGAAAAGGATAAGTATAGTACGTTTGTAGTAGGACCGAATGCTCCACCAATTGATAACTTTGTAAAAAACGGACCTATGCTTTTTATGGCTGAATCTGAAACATTTAGGCAAATAGCAAAACTGTCAAAAGAAAATATGGATATACATATGGCTGCATATTATAGTATAGAAAATGTAAAAGCTTCTAATGTTATAGGCGCCATAGAAGGCAATGATAAAAAACTAAAAGATGAATATATAATTATAGGAGCTCATTTTGATCATGTTGGAGATAATAAGAATGGAACATATAATCCAGGAGCTTTAGATAATGCTTCAGGAACTTCTGTTATGATGGAGATTGCTAGAGTACTAAAAGAGAATAGGATCAAGCCTAAGAAAACCATAATATTTATAGGATATAATGGAGAAGAGGAAGGGTTATATGGTTCTAAGCATTATGTATATAATCCGGTGTATCCTTTAAATGAAAAAACTAAAGTTATAAATTTGGATATGGTAGGTTCTAAAAGAAAAGTTCCACTTGAATTAGTGAGCTATGATGCTAGAAATGTTAAATTAAGAAATGAATTTTTAAAGTATTCTAGAAAATTAGGTATAGAAAGTAAGGCAGGAGTAAGTCAAGGAAGTGATCATGCATCATTTGCAGCTAAAAACATAGATGCAGTTACTTTGATTCACATGGATTTAAAGAGTGGATATCATACTCCAAAAGATACCATAGATAATATAGATAAAAACAGGGCAAAAGAGGCTGCAAAAGTTGTTTTATATTATTTAGATAAATATGCATATTAA
- a CDS encoding Imm32 family immunity protein: MCDDYLLTFEISDDRNELEIHATKEGLQLLKEEIDILINAADNDHVHLFTPSWGGEDLTEELQNKDDLLINKVTLFKWK; this comes from the coding sequence ATGTGCGATGATTATTTATTAACATTTGAGATTTCAGATGATAGGAATGAACTAGAAATACATGCAACAAAAGAAGGATTACAGCTATTAAAAGAAGAAATTGATATTTTAATTAATGCTGCTGACAATGATCATGTTCATTTATTTACACCTAGTTGGGGAGGAGAGGACCTAACAGAAGAGTTACAAAACAAAGATGATTTATTGATAAATAAAGTTACACTTTTTAAGTGGAAATAA
- a CDS encoding DUF4279 domain-containing protein: MVEFSITGDYSEDVLNTITDSLGVTPNITYLKGDIIKRNNRKRIESCWEINTGYEESYDINDQIYKILPLIYNKREILKDLMVNYNLQCLLMIVISIENNKKPKIHLKRDVIEFMNDIKSEIDFDIYDCYSLENLSKPT; encoded by the coding sequence ATGGTAGAATTTTCAATAACAGGAGACTATTCTGAAGATGTATTAAATACAATAACTGATAGTTTGGGGGTTACCCCAAATATAACATATTTAAAAGGAGATATAATAAAGAGAAACAATAGAAAAAGAATAGAAAGTTGCTGGGAGATTAATACAGGTTATGAAGAAAGCTATGATATTAATGATCAAATTTATAAGATTTTGCCATTAATATATAATAAGAGAGAAATCTTGAAAGATCTTATGGTTAACTATAATTTACAATGTTTGCTTATGATAGTAATAAGTATTGAAAATAACAAAAAACCTAAGATTCATCTTAAAAGAGATGTTATTGAATTTATGAATGATATAAAAAGTGAAATTGATTTTGATATATATGATTGTTATAGTTTGGAAAACTTATCAAAACCAACATAA
- a CDS encoding DUF3969 family protein produces the protein MRANNNVDKKRLLLLLNLGVVYALKNKAITIDEAENYIFNPYTVNKIEKEGGLDELAFLYSLGCELEDVLSLIPDMLENNFNDLIEKTLDQLNKLKGLDSPKDKWYE, from the coding sequence TTGAGAGCAAATAACAATGTAGATAAAAAAAGATTGTTACTTTTGTTGAATTTAGGAGTAGTCTATGCGTTGAAAAATAAAGCTATAACTATAGATGAGGCTGAAAACTATATATTTAATCCATATACAGTAAATAAGATAGAGAAAGAAGGCGGCTTAGATGAATTAGCATTTCTTTATTCCTTAGGGTGTGAATTAGAGGATGTACTTAGTTTAATTCCAGATATGCTTGAAAATAACTTTAATGATTTGATAGAAAAAACTTTAGATCAACTAAATAAATTAAAAGGACTTGATTCACCTAAGGATAAATGGTATGAGTGA
- a CDS encoding DUF4279 domain-containing protein: MEKPKVKVEFIITGDKLDFNLVNLITDRLKIKPNRYWIKGDTIEGANIRNIDTCWEVCTDYEESYYINDQLTKIISKIKYKKDIINDITETYDLECLFSISTNFRNGQTPAMVLEKDIIEFASDIKAEIYFDLYSYYTLEHLLEEDEFWREFDKS, from the coding sequence TTGGAAAAGCCAAAAGTAAAAGTAGAATTTATAATTACTGGAGATAAATTAGATTTCAATTTAGTAAATCTAATAACAGATAGATTGAAAATTAAGCCTAATAGATATTGGATAAAAGGAGATACAATAGAAGGAGCAAACATAAGAAATATAGATACTTGTTGGGAAGTATGCACAGATTATGAAGAATCCTATTATATAAATGATCAATTAACTAAGATAATAAGCAAAATAAAATATAAGAAAGATATTATAAATGATATTACAGAAACGTATGATCTTGAATGTTTATTTTCAATAAGTACAAACTTTAGAAACGGTCAAACTCCTGCTATGGTTCTTGAAAAAGATATTATTGAATTTGCAAGTGATATAAAAGCTGAGATTTATTTTGATTTATATAGTTATTATACATTAGAGCATTTATTAGAAGAAGATGAATTCTGGAGAGAATTTGATAAAAGCTGA
- a CDS encoding hemerythrin domain-containing protein, protein MNTIDILVSEHDNIKRVIKIVRKVCFDIINGMEVPYEDFYGIIDFIRNYADKYHHGKEEDMLFKDMLDELKDTIGEGPIQGMFIEHDYGRNYVRELEVALGSHKEGNKEAIVDIIANAGGYANLLTRHIHKEDNVMYKYATNNLKQETLNKLDVQFKDFEATQEHLDLKDKYMTFIDKLEAKYL, encoded by the coding sequence TTGAATACTATAGATATCCTAGTTAGTGAACATGATAATATAAAAAGAGTTATAAAAATAGTAAGAAAAGTATGTTTTGATATTATAAACGGAATGGAAGTACCATATGAAGATTTCTATGGAATAATAGACTTTATAAGAAATTATGCTGATAAATATCATCATGGGAAAGAAGAAGACATGTTGTTTAAAGACATGTTAGATGAATTAAAGGACACTATAGGAGAAGGTCCTATACAAGGTATGTTTATCGAACATGACTACGGAAGAAACTATGTTCGTGAATTGGAAGTGGCTTTAGGCTCTCACAAAGAAGGAAATAAAGAAGCTATCGTTGATATTATAGCTAATGCTGGTGGATATGCTAATCTATTAACTAGACATATTCATAAAGAAGATAATGTTATGTATAAATATGCTACTAATAATTTAAAGCAAGAAACCCTTAATAAGCTAGATGTTCAATTTAAAGATTTTGAAGCAACGCAAGAACATTTAGACTTAAAAGACAAATACATGACTTTTATTGATAAACTAGAAGCAAAATATCTATAA